One Methylosarcina fibrata AML-C10 DNA segment encodes these proteins:
- a CDS encoding complex I subunit 4 family protein — MDNYVSFWHESAGFPLLTALTLIPLLTVIAVLISSSGSRARLWAFAGALLNVLLALYLLIVFDPDANGIQLFERVEFAGMTYCVGVDGANILFIPLAAILALMALVYTLITRHASDRLFIACLLGYEGIMIGAFAALNIMQFWLWSVLELLPVSVLTLHAGTGQNKRWVLDRFLQYWISGLLMTLTGFLLLAFGLIDSEHPLTFDWLTLKQNNAYLHDEILIFILLFYGFAIRMPLFPFHGWLPLLAEQGTVASAAIFLVGLKLGIYAVIRFILPIVPGVAEVWSDFVLTLAVISIFYGALLALMQINIRRLLAFAVISHTGMLVIGLFCFNDYGLEGSILLSAAYGLATSGMLFSVGLIYERTRTAYLPRLGGLFDTNATIALLFLVSVLSTMVMPGTPGFDAAHLLVEGTIEERGWLLAVFILMGNVLAAAFLLWAFQRIFLATPKRSVQPVSSLRHPVRKERIIAVTVCSLLIGTGFYTTPWLKFIDQEVAAMGEGYPVHGSSKAVDVKPSGTDEEEEQP, encoded by the coding sequence ATGGATAATTATGTAAGCTTCTGGCACGAATCGGCGGGGTTTCCGTTACTGACGGCGCTGACGCTGATACCGTTGCTCACCGTGATTGCCGTGCTGATCTCGTCCTCCGGCAGTCGGGCGCGGCTTTGGGCGTTCGCCGGAGCGCTGTTGAACGTCCTGCTGGCCCTGTATCTGCTGATAGTGTTCGATCCGGACGCCAATGGGATTCAATTGTTTGAACGCGTGGAATTTGCCGGGATGACTTACTGCGTGGGCGTGGACGGGGCCAATATCCTGTTCATTCCTCTTGCGGCGATTCTGGCCTTGATGGCTTTGGTGTACACCTTGATTACCCGCCATGCGTCAGACCGTCTCTTCATCGCCTGCCTGCTCGGTTATGAAGGCATTATGATCGGCGCTTTCGCCGCGTTGAACATCATGCAATTCTGGTTGTGGAGCGTACTGGAATTGTTGCCGGTCAGCGTTCTGACGCTGCACGCCGGCACCGGGCAGAACAAGCGTTGGGTCCTCGACCGGTTTTTACAGTACTGGATCAGCGGATTATTGATGACGTTGACCGGTTTTCTGCTGCTTGCCTTCGGTCTGATCGATTCCGAACATCCGTTGACGTTCGACTGGCTGACGCTGAAACAGAACAATGCCTATCTGCACGACGAAATTCTGATCTTCATTCTCCTGTTCTACGGCTTTGCCATTCGCATGCCCTTGTTTCCGTTTCACGGCTGGCTTCCTTTGCTCGCGGAACAAGGCACGGTCGCCAGCGCCGCGATTTTCCTGGTGGGGCTGAAACTGGGCATCTATGCGGTGATCCGTTTCATTTTGCCGATCGTGCCGGGCGTCGCCGAAGTCTGGAGCGATTTTGTCCTGACTCTGGCGGTCATCAGTATTTTTTACGGAGCCTTGCTGGCCTTGATGCAAATCAATATCCGGCGTTTGCTGGCCTTTGCCGTCATCAGCCATACCGGCATGCTGGTCATCGGCTTGTTCTGTTTTAACGATTACGGTCTGGAGGGGAGCATTCTGCTGTCCGCGGCGTACGGTTTGGCGACCTCGGGCATGTTGTTCAGCGTCGGCCTCATCTACGAACGAACCCGCACGGCCTATCTTCCCCGGCTCGGGGGATTGTTCGACACGAACGCCACCATCGCTCTGCTGTTTCTGGTTTCCGTATTGAGCACCATGGTCATGCCGGGAACGCCGGGCTTCGACGCGGCGCATTTGCTTGTCGAGGGCACCATTGAAGAGCGCGGCTGGCTCCTCGCCGTGTTTATTCTGATGGGCAACGTGCTGGCGGCCGCTTTTCTGCTGTGGGCTTTTCAACGCATTTTTCTGGCCACGCCCAAACGTTCCGTTCAGCCTGTCAGTTCGCTCCGTCATCCGGTCAGAAAAGAGCGCATCATTGCGGTGACCGTCTGTTCCCTGCTGATCGGCACGGGTTTTTACACGACACCGTGGCTGAAATTCATTGACCAGGAGGTGGCCGCCATGGGCGAAGGCTATCCCGTGCACGGCAGTTCGAAAGCCGTGGACGTGAAGCCGAGCGGCACGGACGAAGAAGAGGAACAGCCATGA
- a CDS encoding complex I subunit 4 family protein produces MSATFPWLSLIIGLPLAGALLCACIRHLAAAQWCAVSITVLELAATLKVLSLFHVEDGDQFQLVEKHAYLPGLNIDYLIGIDGISVQFLPLSALLTMGAVVAGWNTANRLPHFHLALLLALEGVTMGVFTALDTVLFFSFWELTLPLIFFLISLWGIGPERRGAAMKYTMFMLFGSVPLLFGIVILAVNHATVVGGRIPQDLAFSMPVLLETPLQEHWQTLVFVLLLTGFAVKAPLVPLHTWLPTVAMEGPAPVTALLVGLKLGAYGIIRLAMPLAPFAAVQYSWLLGILGAITLIYGALIALQQTNLRRLLAYAGISHVGLIIIGIASLNIHGIQGTLLQLFNFVLSAASLMLIAGFIQHRLGSTEAIHLGGLAKVMPRLTAFYFLFMLASIGIPGTNGFPAELLLIVGALTAHPSLGITALAGAVLGSAYTLNYSRRAFFGPVTHPAVGQIQDLRPRELAVLSIPAVLVLIFGFFPDGLVKTGAAATEAWLDRLLEQPIKESRESDRGCHWPAVHG; encoded by the coding sequence ATGAGTGCCACTTTCCCCTGGTTAAGCCTGATTATCGGGCTGCCTTTGGCAGGCGCGCTGCTTTGCGCATGCATACGCCATCTTGCCGCCGCTCAATGGTGCGCGGTATCGATTACCGTTCTGGAACTCGCGGCTACGTTGAAAGTGCTATCCCTCTTTCATGTCGAAGACGGCGATCAATTCCAGTTGGTGGAGAAACACGCCTATCTTCCGGGGCTGAACATCGACTATTTAATAGGCATCGACGGCATTTCCGTCCAGTTTCTACCGCTGTCCGCGCTGTTGACCATGGGCGCCGTCGTTGCCGGCTGGAATACGGCAAATCGGCTGCCGCACTTTCATTTAGCCTTGCTGCTGGCTTTGGAAGGCGTCACGATGGGCGTCTTCACCGCGCTGGATACGGTGTTGTTTTTTTCCTTCTGGGAACTGACGCTGCCTCTTATTTTCTTTTTGATCAGTTTATGGGGCATAGGGCCGGAACGGCGGGGCGCGGCCATGAAATACACCATGTTCATGCTCTTCGGCAGTGTTCCGCTGCTGTTCGGGATCGTCATCCTGGCCGTCAATCATGCCACTGTAGTGGGCGGCCGCATCCCGCAGGATCTGGCTTTCAGTATGCCGGTATTGCTGGAAACGCCTTTGCAGGAGCATTGGCAGACCCTGGTGTTTGTCTTGTTGTTGACCGGTTTTGCGGTAAAAGCTCCGCTGGTTCCTCTGCACACCTGGCTGCCGACCGTGGCCATGGAAGGGCCGGCGCCTGTGACCGCACTTCTGGTCGGCCTGAAACTCGGGGCTTACGGCATCATCCGGTTGGCCATGCCGCTGGCGCCTTTCGCCGCGGTTCAATACAGTTGGCTGCTGGGCATCCTGGGGGCGATCACCTTGATCTACGGCGCCTTGATTGCCCTGCAGCAAACCAATTTACGCCGCTTGCTCGCCTATGCCGGCATCAGCCATGTCGGGCTGATCATCATCGGCATCGCCTCGCTCAACATCCATGGGATACAAGGGACGCTGCTGCAACTTTTTAATTTCGTTTTGTCGGCCGCTTCTCTGATGCTGATCGCCGGCTTTATTCAGCATCGCCTCGGCAGCACGGAAGCGATTCATTTGGGGGGGCTGGCCAAGGTTATGCCGCGCCTGACCGCTTTTTATTTCCTGTTCATGCTGGCCAGCATCGGAATACCCGGCACGAACGGTTTCCCGGCCGAGTTGTTACTGATCGTCGGAGCCTTGACCGCCCATCCCAGCCTGGGCATTACGGCTCTGGCCGGAGCTGTGTTGGGAAGCGCCTACACGTTGAACTATAGCCGGCGGGCATTTTTCGGCCCGGTCACTCATCCGGCGGTCGGCCAGATACAGGACTTAAGACCACGCGAGCTGGCCGTTTTATCTATTCCGGCCGTGTTGGTCCTGATTTTCGGTTTTTTTCCGGACGGCCTGGTCAAAACCGGGGCTGCCGCAACGGAAGCCTGGCTTGACCGCTTACTGGAGCAACCGATTAAAGAAAGCCGCGAATCGGACAGGGGCTGCCATTGGCCGGCAGTTCACGGATAG
- a CDS encoding MarR family winged helix-turn-helix transcriptional regulator has translation MEKLEIFELIERMAALIRSEERKKCTELGLQPVHFQVLDYLSRCNRYSDTPAALANYLGMTRGTVSQTLLLLEKKGFLEKKSDSNDRRMVHLHLLPEGAAILTKARSTELFKRATLLLKNYHIDQNEIIFANALLALQKAHQSQSFGLCKSCRHFTPTGSGFVCDLTKEPLSQNDSEKICQEHSVA, from the coding sequence ATGGAAAAACTTGAGATATTTGAATTGATAGAACGGATGGCCGCGCTGATTCGTTCGGAAGAACGTAAAAAATGCACCGAGCTGGGACTGCAACCGGTTCATTTTCAAGTGCTGGACTATTTATCCCGCTGCAATCGTTACAGCGATACGCCGGCGGCGCTCGCCAATTATCTGGGCATGACCCGGGGAACCGTATCGCAAACGTTATTGCTGCTGGAAAAAAAAGGATTTCTCGAAAAGAAATCCGACAGCAACGATCGCCGCATGGTCCATCTTCACCTGCTGCCCGAGGGCGCCGCCATCCTGACCAAAGCCCGCTCCACGGAGCTGTTCAAACGAGCGACGCTGCTCTTGAAAAACTATCACATCGATCAAAACGAGATCATTTTCGCCAATGCGTTACTGGCTCTGCAAAAAGCGCATCAGTCGCAGTCCTTCGGTCTTTGCAAAAGCTGCCGCCATTTTACCCCGACTGGAAGCGGGTTCGTCTGCGATTTGACCAAAGAACCGCTCAGTCAGAACGATAGTGAAAAAATCTGTCAGGAACATTCCGTGGCATGA
- a CDS encoding DUF2024 family protein, giving the protein MPISHVYDTYAKTTKGTIMHFDVVLDEQDQEKAIRYAREWLQSIGEGDATVTSENCYFCHSAEAPAELRKQIDSQGYAIYKMEGCPRD; this is encoded by the coding sequence ATGCCGATTTCACATGTCTATGACACCTATGCGAAAACAACCAAAGGAACGATCATGCACTTCGATGTGGTACTCGATGAACAGGATCAGGAGAAAGCCATTCGATACGCCAGGGAATGGCTGCAATCGATAGGAGAAGGAGATGCGACCGTGACCAGCGAAAACTGTTATTTTTGTCACAGCGCCGAAGCGCCCGCGGAACTCAGAAAACAAATCGACAGCCAGGGTTATGCCATTTATAAAATGGAAGGCTGCCCCAGGGATTAA
- a CDS encoding Crp/Fnr family transcriptional regulator: protein MPRHNLLINALPDEVFDRIRPHLEPAPMPTGEVLYESGDALCYAYFPTTSIVSLLYELENGSSAEIAVVGNEGMIGVALLTGGGTMPHRAVVRSAGDCYRLKGSLLKNEFNRDGVLHQLLLHYIQALLTQISQTAVCNRHHSIDQQLCRCLLLSLDRLPSNEVVMTQELIANMLGVRREGITEAAGKLQEAGLIRYSRGHITIEHREGLEERVCECYTVVKQEFDRLLPCRCPLNPARYPLALERA, encoded by the coding sequence ATGCCTAGACACAACTTATTGATTAACGCCTTGCCCGACGAGGTGTTCGACCGGATCCGGCCGCACCTGGAACCGGCGCCGATGCCGACGGGCGAAGTGCTGTACGAATCCGGCGATGCTTTGTGTTACGCCTATTTTCCCACGACCAGCATCGTCTCCCTGCTGTACGAGCTGGAGAACGGCTCGTCGGCCGAAATCGCGGTGGTCGGCAACGAAGGGATGATCGGAGTCGCTCTGTTGACCGGCGGCGGCACCATGCCCCACCGCGCCGTGGTGCGCAGCGCGGGCGACTGCTACCGCTTGAAAGGCAGTTTGTTGAAGAACGAATTCAATCGGGACGGCGTGCTGCACCAATTGCTGCTGCATTACATCCAGGCGTTGCTGACGCAAATCTCGCAGACGGCGGTGTGCAATCGCCATCATTCGATCGATCAGCAGTTGTGCCGCTGCCTGCTGTTGAGTCTGGACCGGCTGCCGTCCAATGAGGTGGTCATGACTCAGGAACTCATCGCCAACATGCTCGGCGTGCGCCGGGAAGGCATCACCGAGGCGGCCGGAAAATTGCAGGAAGCCGGCTTGATCCGCTACAGCCGCGGGCATATTACGATCGAGCACCGGGAGGGTCTGGAAGAGCGGGTGTGCGAATGTTACACCGTGGTCAAACAGGAGTTCGACCGCTTGTTGCCTTGCCGTTGTCCGCTCAATCCCGCCCGCTACCCGCTGGCATTGGAAAGAGCATGA
- a CDS encoding Thivi_2564 family membrane protein — translation MDPISIIIGLIVIGIVLWLVNTYIPMDPRIKQILNIVVIIVVVSQFKSKGYIGLVSHSIVALMVTD, via the coding sequence ATGGACCCTATTTCGATAATCATAGGCCTGATCGTGATCGGTATCGTGTTATGGCTGGTCAATACTTACATTCCTATGGATCCAAGAATCAAGCAGATCTTGAACATCGTTGTGATCATTGTAGTAGTCAGTCAATTTAAATCAAAAGGATATATTGGGCTTGTAAGTCACTCTATAGTGGCATTGATGGTTACTGATTGA
- a CDS encoding IS630 family transposase (programmed frameshift), translating to MPALKYKVNLTEDEKRGLEAMINKGKAAARHLTRARILLKAAAGIQDKDIIQALGVSESMVLTTRQRCVEEGPEAALKERPRPGRAPKLTEKQAAHIIALACSEAPTGHDHWTLRLLADKVVELAYADRCSYETIRQLLKKHSLKPWQKQEWCIPEVSAEFVAAMEDVLDLYEEPYDPLRPVVCFDESPKQLIAEVRQPLPPEPGQPARYDTGYERKGVCDLMMICEPKRGFRQVDITARRTKIEFAHSMKHIAELYPDAAVIRVVLDNLNTHKMASLYEAFPAEQARELARRLEFHYTPKHGSWLNIAEIELAVLSNMCLSQRIPDTESLRREVEANILPRNTKATPVNWRFTTQQARRKLARLYPCVSS from the exons ATGCCAGCTCTTAAATACAAAGTCAATCTGACTGAAGACGAAAAGCGTGGCTTGGAAGCCATGATCAACAAAGGAAAAGCCGCGGCACGCCATCTGACACGCGCGCGAATTTTATTAAAAGCGGCAGCGGGTATTCAGGATAAAGACATTATCCAAGCTTTGGGTGTCTCGGAATCAATGGTGTTGACGACGCGCCAACGGTGTGTGGAAGAAGGCCCGGAAGCCGCCCTGAAAGAACGCCCCCGTCCAGGACGTGCCCCAAAACTGACGGAGAAGCAGGCCGCCCATATTATCGCCTTGGCTTGTAGTGAGGCGCCGACAGGGCATGATCACTGGACCTTGCGGTTGTTGGCGGACAAAGTGGTGGAATTAGCGTATGCCGACCGTTGCAGCTATGAAACCATCCGTCAGCTTTTAAAAAAACACTC TCTCAAACCCTGGCAGAAGCAAGAGTGGTGCATTCCCGAGGTGAGTGCTGAATTTGTCGCGGCGATGGAAGACGTGCTGGACCTTTATGAAGAACCCTACGATCCGTTGCGCCCGGTTGTGTGTTTCGACGAAAGTCCGAAGCAACTCATTGCGGAAGTCCGCCAACCTCTCCCGCCTGAGCCCGGTCAACCGGCCCGCTATGACACCGGCTATGAACGGAAAGGCGTCTGCGATTTGATGATGATCTGCGAACCTAAACGCGGTTTTCGGCAGGTGGACATCACCGCGCGGCGGACCAAAATCGAATTCGCGCACAGCATGAAGCATATCGCTGAACTTTATCCGGACGCGGCGGTGATCCGGGTGGTGCTGGACAATCTGAATACCCATAAAATGGCGTCTTTGTATGAAGCCTTTCCAGCAGAGCAAGCCCGTGAATTGGCGCGACGGCTGGAGTTCCACTACACGCCCAAGCATGGCAGTTGGCTAAACATCGCTGAGATCGAACTGGCCGTCTTGTCGAACATGTGTTTATCACAGCGGATACCGGACACAGAGAGCCTCCGGCGTGAGGTCGAAGCCAATATCCTACCGCGCAACACCAAGGCGACGCCCGTCAATTGGCGATTTACGACGCAACAGGCACGACGTAAACTGGCTCGCCTGTATCCTTGTGTTTCTTCGTGA
- a CDS encoding BON domain-containing protein codes for MKILNALRIISADKVLVALLVSAVTGLTACKEEGPAEKAGKKVDQAVEKTNENIEKQSEAIQQNVEKRDEAMGRKSESLGEYVDDATITSKVKAEMMADPLIGENDIEVVTDKGIVKLTGTVKSQQTADRAVEIANGIKGVQSVESHLLVKAAP; via the coding sequence ATGAAAATCTTGAATGCTTTACGAATAATTTCTGCCGATAAGGTGCTTGTGGCTTTATTGGTATCCGCTGTGACGGGACTGACCGCCTGCAAAGAAGAGGGACCTGCCGAAAAGGCGGGCAAAAAGGTGGATCAAGCCGTCGAAAAAACCAATGAAAATATCGAAAAACAATCGGAAGCCATACAGCAGAACGTGGAAAAGAGAGATGAAGCGATGGGGCGTAAATCCGAATCGCTCGGAGAATACGTGGACGACGCCACCATTACTTCCAAAGTAAAAGCGGAAATGATGGCCGACCCCTTGATTGGCGAAAACGACATCGAGGTGGTTACCGATAAAGGCATCGTGAAACTGACCGGTACGGTGAAGTCTCAACAGACGGCCGACAGAGCCGTTGAAATAGCCAACGGCATCAAGGGAGTGCAATCGGTGGAAAGCCATCTGCTGGTGAAAGCCGCGCCGTAA
- a CDS encoding GIY-YIG nuclease family protein: MNWSVYIILCADNTLYTGITTDIRRRYGRHSTLRGAKYFRGRPPQRLVYLETGHNRSSAGKRECAIKKMARPDKLRLLSSELNKVNELTL; encoded by the coding sequence ATGAACTGGAGCGTTTATATCATTCTCTGCGCTGATAATACCCTTTATACCGGCATCACTACCGATATTCGCCGGCGTTACGGCCGTCACTCGACATTGCGAGGAGCGAAATATTTCCGCGGAAGGCCGCCTCAACGTCTGGTGTATCTGGAAACCGGGCATAACCGCAGCTCCGCCGGCAAACGGGAATGCGCCATCAAAAAAATGGCTCGGCCCGACAAATTAAGATTGCTGTCTTCCGAACTCAATAAGGTAAATGAATTGACCTTATGA
- a CDS encoding VIT1/CCC1 transporter family protein codes for MPTLHSERHRSHRIGWLRAAVLGANDGIISTASLIVGIAASQASRDEILLAGIAGLVAGSLSMAAGEYVSVSSQADTEQADLARERKELAEDRHYEQNELTRIYILRGLDPVLAEQVAVQLMKHDALGAHARDELGIFSAAGTARPVQAAVTSAATFAAGSLLPLSIILLMPARNLVLTVVLASLFFLTLLGTVAAYTGGSGIVKSAFRVTFWGALAMGLTGAVGSWFGTAI; via the coding sequence ATGCCTACACTCCATTCGGAAAGACATCGTTCCCATCGCATCGGCTGGCTGCGGGCCGCCGTATTGGGCGCCAACGACGGCATTATCTCCACGGCCAGTTTGATTGTCGGCATCGCGGCCTCGCAGGCGTCTCGGGACGAGATTCTGTTGGCCGGCATTGCCGGATTAGTGGCCGGGTCGTTGTCGATGGCGGCAGGCGAATACGTTTCCGTCAGCTCGCAAGCGGACACCGAACAGGCCGATTTGGCCCGTGAACGCAAGGAACTGGCGGAAGACAGGCACTACGAGCAGAACGAGTTGACTCGTATCTACATTTTGCGTGGACTGGATCCCGTTCTGGCCGAACAGGTCGCGGTACAGTTGATGAAGCACGACGCTCTCGGCGCGCATGCCCGAGACGAACTGGGCATTTTTTCAGCCGCCGGCACGGCCCGGCCGGTTCAGGCGGCCGTTACCTCGGCCGCGACCTTTGCGGCCGGGAGCTTGCTGCCCTTGTCGATCATTCTGCTGATGCCTGCCCGGAATCTGGTTTTGACAGTTGTCCTGGCTTCTTTATTCTTCCTGACCCTGTTGGGAACGGTTGCGGCCTATACCGGTGGCTCCGGAATCGTAAAGAGCGCCTTCCGCGTCACTTTTTGGGGCGCTCTGGCGATGGGCCTCACCGGCGCGGTCGGTTCATGGTTCGGCACCGCAATTTGA
- a CDS encoding HugZ family pyridoxamine 5'-phosphate oxidase, with protein sequence MHETRENEDFTVLSEDLRRLLDSRQTLLLATVSPEGRPDVSYAPFIRDPKGRFYIFVSELAVHTAHLRNNPKASVMVMEPEAQSRNPFARERATFQCRAREISRTEQSYTQQLDRLQEQFGQTVALLRSLPDFHLFELSPESGRYVAGFGRAFEISIEDGSVVPLKR encoded by the coding sequence ATGCATGAAACCCGCGAAAATGAAGATTTCACGGTCCTGTCTGAGGATTTGCGCCGGCTGTTGGATTCCCGGCAAACGCTGCTGCTCGCGACGGTTTCTCCAGAAGGCCGTCCGGACGTCAGCTACGCTCCCTTCATCCGGGACCCTAAGGGCCGGTTTTATATTTTCGTCAGCGAATTGGCCGTCCACACCGCCCATTTACGCAATAATCCGAAAGCTTCGGTGATGGTGATGGAACCGGAAGCCCAATCCCGCAATCCATTTGCGCGCGAACGCGCAACCTTTCAGTGCCGGGCGCGTGAAATTTCTCGGACCGAACAAAGTTATACGCAACAACTGGACCGGCTCCAGGAACAATTCGGACAAACGGTCGCCCTTTTGCGCTCGTTGCCCGATTTTCATTTGTTCGAGTTGTCGCCGGAAAGCGGACGCTATGTGGCCGGCTTCGGGCGGGCTTTCGAAATCTCCATCGAAGACGGTTCCGTCGTCCCCCTTAAGCGCTAA